A portion of the Cygnus olor isolate bCygOlo1 chromosome 15, bCygOlo1.pri.v2, whole genome shotgun sequence genome contains these proteins:
- the LOC121078304 gene encoding ankyrin repeat and fibronectin type-III domain-containing protein 1-like isoform X12: MSLGSADKKDFYQPKSSSPKMTQQMRDLQLAQARKPPGPSSPNAAKRLYRNLSGKFRVNYTSFDEGSLAGRGEKEKLRKSYLFQSNAALFEAVELQDLDRVQELLKQYSPEELDLNTPNSEGLLPLDIAIMTNNAPIARALLQAGAKESPHFVSLESRSLHLSTLLREAEQRVNELTAQVVNEAPNADCSEKEKQLKAWEWRYRLYKRMKAGFEHARVPDPPSNVHLSVASSSSVQVTFWEPLSVNSAVVTKYKVEWSCSPTFSPLLGEAVVDKLKSLHFTIRGLASGTAYYVQVSAYNMKGWGPPQASVPPFAIPSNWREYDGRAPRRRGQAEALDHLLGQVKTAHQHCVCHEPCKNQPQSRKHSVSKSLKHLFHAGSKFLKTLKRGLYLTAIFYKDDNILVTHEDQIPVVEIDDTYSCLLMQDFLWFTKVSCMWDEILWLRQCVTVSQSSCSCILQTRFKMLLAISQMQGLLGIQDLGQVFFEPIKDKQGNILIVTLKEVKTNQTFESVRWVPICKLQTSRKSVSSPEEPTALDTLLISVQDKLAYHQRSSHALSPGLYLGYLKLCSAVDQIRVLVPEQLPNILCHVKIRSNPNISREEWEWLQKMASMEEPVSAEPEAETSQNHLFQELQAAIKELMTLVNIPLQEAKDFRLYSQEVLDFGGQVSFLLLLPPSDDVCTAPGQNNPYTPQSGFLTLPLQIFELVHFFTYDREFIMQYCQVSALLELESLLSQQSLREAFSDAELSTAKQRHQQVQDYIQQMEEIWREMRWIMDALQHARYKQPSCGVSLSGFLSTSSSAMKEKTQSSSSHLDFLPSPAPSPETSRKLNSDLHGLSDEEGSSEVFLATDSDYDSSRAQSPKELDLVSSSSGTECCSRRATRSLRDSAPDVLQSHELQPVPLPLPEPRPPPELYDSDFVLPSRQIELLRITEKRQAYCVRTSSLDFPKPLCPVARKSCPGSVDSSPTESRTPGGHGSQLRLGTGSAPSPERSRTRSAEWTPSFQEPLEQPGCLADRGKKPGSVTLRVCPQYETGLSKETSVKLHITSQTSAGEVVKLVVLEMNDVSRGVLGGSAAFCYGEEQLEHFGLVFASEESERWLPDDFLPLSLHTARPEGRFYVRIKETSPLVLQFGPATTV, encoded by the exons GTCATCCTCTCCCAAAATGACGCAGCAGATGCGGGACCTGCAGCTGGCACAGGCCAGGAAGCCGCCGGGCCCTTCCTCGCCGAACGCGGCCAAAAGGCTCTACCGAAACCTCTCGGGGAAGTTCCGAGTCAACTACACGTCCTTTGATGAGGGCAGCCTGGCAGGACGGGGCGAGAAGGAGAAGCTCCGCAAGTCCTACCTG TTCCAGAGCAATGCTGCGCTCTTCGAGGCCGTGGAGCTGCAGGACCTGGACcgggtgcaggagctgctgaagcagTACAGCCCCGAGGAGCTGGACCTCAACACCCCCAACAGCGAGGGGCTGCTGCCCCTGGACATCGCCATCATGACCAACAACGCTCCCATCGCcagggccctgctgcaggcaggagcaaaGGAGAGCCCGCACT TTGTCAGCCTGGAGAGCCGCTCGCTGCACCTCTCCACGCTGCTGCGGGAAGCGGAGCAGCGCGTCAACGAGCTGACGGCGCAGGTGGTGAACGAGGCACCCAACGCCGACTGCTCcgagaaggagaagcagctcaAGGCCTGGGAGTGGCGATACCGGCTGTACAAGCGCATGAAGGCAGGCTTTGAGCATGCCC GAGTGCCGGACCCCCCCAGCAATGTGCACCTCTCAGTGGCCAGCAGCTCCTCGGTGCAGGTGACCTTCTGGGAGCCCCTGAGTGTCAACTCGGCCGTTGTCACCAAATACAAGG TGGAGTGGAGCTGCTCCCCCACCTTCTCACCGCTGCTGGGGGAGGCCGTGGTGGACAAGCTGAAGAGCCTGCACTTCACCATCCGGGGGCTGGCGTCG GGCACAGCTTACTACGTCCAGGTGTCTGCCTACAACATGAAAGGCTGGGGTCCCCCCCAAGCCTCAGTGCCCCCCTTCGCCATCCCTTCCA ACTGGAGGGAGTACGacggccgggccccgcggcgcAGGGGCCAGGCTGAAGCTCTGGACCACCTGCTGGGCCAGGTGAAGACCGCCCACCAGCACTGCGTGTGCCACG AGCCCTGCAAGAACCAGCCCCAGAGCAGGAAGCACTCGGTCTCCAAGAGCCTCAAACACCTCTTCCACGCTGGCAGCAAGTTCCTCAAGACACTGAAGCG GGGCCTCTACCTGACAGCCATCTTCTACAAGGACGACAACATCCTGGTGACCCACGAAGACCAGATCCCAGTGGTGGAGATCGATGACACCTACTCGTGCCTGCTCATGCAGGATTTCCTTTGGTTCACCAAG gtgtCGTGCATGTGGGACGAGATCCTGTGGCTGCGGCAGTGCGTCACCGTCTCCCAGTCGTCCTGCTCCTGCATCCTGCAGACGCGCTTCAAGATGCTGCTGGCCATCTCGCAAATGCAG gggctgctgggcatCCAGGACCTGGGGCAGGTCTTCTTTGAGCCCATCAAAGACAAGCAGGGCAACATCCTCATCGTCACCCTGAAGGAGGTGAAGACCAACCAGACCTTCGAGAGTGTCCGCTGGGTTCCCATCTGCAAGCTGCAGACAAGCCGCAAGTCCGTGTCGTCCCCGGAGGAGCCCACTGCCCTGGACACGCTGCTCATCTCCGTGCAG GACAAGCTGGCTTACCACCAGCGGAGCAGCCATGCCCTTTCCCCGGGCCTCTACCTGGGCTACCTGAAGCTCTGCAGCGCCGTGGACCAGATCCGGGTGCTGGTGCCGGAGCAGCTCCCCAACATCTTGTGCCACGTGAAGATCCGCTCCAACCCCAACATCTCCAG GgaggagtgggaatggctgcagAAGATGGCCAGCATGGAGGAGCCCGTTTCTGCGGAGCCAGAGGCTGAGACATCCCAAAACCACTTGTTCCAGGAGCTCCAGGCGGCCATCAAGGAGCTGATGACCCTGGTCAACATCCCATTGCAAGAG GCCAAAGATTTCCGTCTATACAGCCAAGAGGTGCTGGACTTTGGGGGCCAGgtctccttcctgctgctgctgcctccctcagatgaTGTCTGCACGGCGCCAGGCCAGAACAACCCCTACACCCCTCAGTCTGGCTTCCTCACGCTGCCGCTGCAGATCTTTGAGCTGG TGCACTTCTTCACATACGACCGGGAGTTCATCATGCAGTACTGCCAGGTGTCTGCCCTCCTGGAGCTGGAGTCGCTCCTCTCGCAGCAGAGCCTCAGGGAAGCCTTCTCTGACGCCGAGCTCTCCACGGCGAAGCAGAGGCACCAGCAGGTGCAGGACTACATCCAG CAAATGGAGGAGATATGGCGTGAGATGCGCTGGATTATGGATGCCCTGCAGCACGCCCGGTACAAGCAGCCTTCCTGTGGGGTGTCCCTCAGCGGGTTCCTCAGCACCTCGAGTAGTGCCATGAAGGAGAAGACCCAATCCTCCTCGTCCCACCTCgacttccttccctccccagcaccctcacCAGAGACCAGCCGTAAGCTCAACTCCG ACCTGCACGGGCTGTCGGACGAGGAGGGCTCCTCTGAGGTGTTCCTGGCCACCGACAGTGACTACGACTCCAGCAGGGCGCAGAGCCCAAAGGAGCTCGACCTGGTGTCCTCCTCCTCGGGGACGGAGTGCTGTAGCAGGAGGGCGACCCGCAGCCTGCGGGACAGCGCCCCGGACGTCCTGCAGAGCCACGAGCTCCAGCCGGTGCCGTTGCCCCTGCCGgagccccggccgccccccgaGCTCTACGACAGCGACTTTGTCCTGCCCAGCCGGCAGATCGAGCTGCTGCGCATCACGGAGAAGCGGCAGGCGTACTGCGTCCGAACCAGCAGCTTGGACTTCCCCAAGCCGCTCTGCCCGGTGGCCAGGAAGTCCTGCCCCGGCTCTGTTGACAGCTCCCCGACGGAGAGCAGGACCCCCGGCGGCCACGGCAGCCAGCTCAGGCTGGGGACTGGCTCTGCACCCAGCCCCGAGCGCAGCCGGACGCGCTCGGCTGAGTGGACTCCGAGCTTCCAGGAGCCACTGGAGCAGCCCGGGTGCTTGGCCGACCGTGGGAAGAAGCCGGGCTCTGTCACCTTGCGGGTCTGCCCTCAGTACGAAACCGGACTCTCCAAAGAGACCAGTGTCAAG ctgcacatCACCAGCCAGACGTCGGCCGGGGAGGTGGTGAagctggtggtgctggagaTGAACGACGTCTCCCGCGGCGTGCTGGGTGGCTCGGCCGCCTTCTGCTACGgcgaggagcagctggagcactTCGGACTGGTGTTCGCCTCCGAGGAGAGCGAGCGGTGGCTGCCCGATGACttcctgcccctgtccctgcacaCCGCCCGGCCCGAGGGGCGCTTCTACGTCCGCATCAAGGAGACGTCCCCCCTGGTGCTGCAGTTCGGGCCCGCCACCACCGTATGA
- the LOC121078304 gene encoding ankyrin repeat and fibronectin type-III domain-containing protein 1-like isoform X8: MCHLPPERPLCFGKVLPICIPCQARPCVNSLGSADKKDFYQPKSESSLSRFAHRLSVKQKQEKRRKAEYASAELSAFRPRSLSIEWSSSPKMTQQMRDLQLAQARKPPGPSSPNAAKRLYRNLSGKFRVNYTSFDEGSLAGRGEKEKLRKSYLFQSNAALFEAVELQDLDRVQELLKQYSPEELDLNTPNSEGLLPLDIAIMTNNAPIARALLQAGAKESPHFVSLESRSLHLSTLLREAEQRVNELTAQVVNEAPNADCSEKEKQLKAWEWRYRLYKRMKAGFEHARVPDPPSNVHLSVASSSSVQVTFWEPLSVNSAVVTKYKVEWSCSPTFSPLLGEAVVDKLKSLHFTIRGLASGTAYYVQVSAYNMKGWGPPQASVPPFAIPSNWREYDGRAPRRRGQAEALDHLLGQVKTAHQHCVCHEPCKNQPQSRKHSVSKSLKHLFHAGSKFLKTLKRGLYLTAIFYKDDNILVTHEDQIPVVEIDDTYSCLLMQDFLWFTKVSCMWDEILWLRQCVTVSQSSCSCILQTRFKMLLAISQMQGLLGIQDLGQVFFEPIKDKQGNILIVTLKEVKTNQTFESVRWVPICKLQTSRKSVSSPEEPTALDTLLISVQDKLAYHQRSSHALSPGLYLGYLKLCSAVDQIRVLVPEQLPNILCHVKIRSNPNISREEWEWLQKMASMEEPVSAEPEAETSQNHLFQELQAAIKELMTLVNIPLQEAKDFRLYSQEVLDFGGQVSFLLLLPPSDDVCTAPGQNNPYTPQSGFLTLPLQIFELVHFFTYDREFIMQYCQVSALLELESLLSQQSLREAFSDAELSTAKQRHQQVQDYIQQMEEIWREMRWIMDALQHARYKQPSCGVSLSGFLSTSSSAMKEKTQSSSSHLDFLPSPAPSPETSRKLNSDLHGLSDEEGSSEVFLATDSDYDSSRAQSPKELDLVSSSSGTECCSRRATRSLRDSAPDVLQSHELQPVPLPLPEPRPPPELYDSDFVLPSRQIELLRITEKRQAYCVRTSSLDFPKPLCPVARKSCPGSVDSSPTESRTPGGHGSQLRLGTGSAPSPERSRTRSAEWTPSFQEPLEQPGCLADRGKKPGSVTLRVCPQYETGLSKETSVKLHITSQTSAGEVVKLVVLEMNDVSRGVLGGSAAFCYGEEQLEHFGLVFASEESERWLPDDFLPLSLHTARPEGRFYVRIKETSPLVLQFGPATTV, translated from the exons GTCATCCTCTCCCAAAATGACGCAGCAGATGCGGGACCTGCAGCTGGCACAGGCCAGGAAGCCGCCGGGCCCTTCCTCGCCGAACGCGGCCAAAAGGCTCTACCGAAACCTCTCGGGGAAGTTCCGAGTCAACTACACGTCCTTTGATGAGGGCAGCCTGGCAGGACGGGGCGAGAAGGAGAAGCTCCGCAAGTCCTACCTG TTCCAGAGCAATGCTGCGCTCTTCGAGGCCGTGGAGCTGCAGGACCTGGACcgggtgcaggagctgctgaagcagTACAGCCCCGAGGAGCTGGACCTCAACACCCCCAACAGCGAGGGGCTGCTGCCCCTGGACATCGCCATCATGACCAACAACGCTCCCATCGCcagggccctgctgcaggcaggagcaaaGGAGAGCCCGCACT TTGTCAGCCTGGAGAGCCGCTCGCTGCACCTCTCCACGCTGCTGCGGGAAGCGGAGCAGCGCGTCAACGAGCTGACGGCGCAGGTGGTGAACGAGGCACCCAACGCCGACTGCTCcgagaaggagaagcagctcaAGGCCTGGGAGTGGCGATACCGGCTGTACAAGCGCATGAAGGCAGGCTTTGAGCATGCCC GAGTGCCGGACCCCCCCAGCAATGTGCACCTCTCAGTGGCCAGCAGCTCCTCGGTGCAGGTGACCTTCTGGGAGCCCCTGAGTGTCAACTCGGCCGTTGTCACCAAATACAAGG TGGAGTGGAGCTGCTCCCCCACCTTCTCACCGCTGCTGGGGGAGGCCGTGGTGGACAAGCTGAAGAGCCTGCACTTCACCATCCGGGGGCTGGCGTCG GGCACAGCTTACTACGTCCAGGTGTCTGCCTACAACATGAAAGGCTGGGGTCCCCCCCAAGCCTCAGTGCCCCCCTTCGCCATCCCTTCCA ACTGGAGGGAGTACGacggccgggccccgcggcgcAGGGGCCAGGCTGAAGCTCTGGACCACCTGCTGGGCCAGGTGAAGACCGCCCACCAGCACTGCGTGTGCCACG AGCCCTGCAAGAACCAGCCCCAGAGCAGGAAGCACTCGGTCTCCAAGAGCCTCAAACACCTCTTCCACGCTGGCAGCAAGTTCCTCAAGACACTGAAGCG GGGCCTCTACCTGACAGCCATCTTCTACAAGGACGACAACATCCTGGTGACCCACGAAGACCAGATCCCAGTGGTGGAGATCGATGACACCTACTCGTGCCTGCTCATGCAGGATTTCCTTTGGTTCACCAAG gtgtCGTGCATGTGGGACGAGATCCTGTGGCTGCGGCAGTGCGTCACCGTCTCCCAGTCGTCCTGCTCCTGCATCCTGCAGACGCGCTTCAAGATGCTGCTGGCCATCTCGCAAATGCAG gggctgctgggcatCCAGGACCTGGGGCAGGTCTTCTTTGAGCCCATCAAAGACAAGCAGGGCAACATCCTCATCGTCACCCTGAAGGAGGTGAAGACCAACCAGACCTTCGAGAGTGTCCGCTGGGTTCCCATCTGCAAGCTGCAGACAAGCCGCAAGTCCGTGTCGTCCCCGGAGGAGCCCACTGCCCTGGACACGCTGCTCATCTCCGTGCAG GACAAGCTGGCTTACCACCAGCGGAGCAGCCATGCCCTTTCCCCGGGCCTCTACCTGGGCTACCTGAAGCTCTGCAGCGCCGTGGACCAGATCCGGGTGCTGGTGCCGGAGCAGCTCCCCAACATCTTGTGCCACGTGAAGATCCGCTCCAACCCCAACATCTCCAG GgaggagtgggaatggctgcagAAGATGGCCAGCATGGAGGAGCCCGTTTCTGCGGAGCCAGAGGCTGAGACATCCCAAAACCACTTGTTCCAGGAGCTCCAGGCGGCCATCAAGGAGCTGATGACCCTGGTCAACATCCCATTGCAAGAG GCCAAAGATTTCCGTCTATACAGCCAAGAGGTGCTGGACTTTGGGGGCCAGgtctccttcctgctgctgctgcctccctcagatgaTGTCTGCACGGCGCCAGGCCAGAACAACCCCTACACCCCTCAGTCTGGCTTCCTCACGCTGCCGCTGCAGATCTTTGAGCTGG TGCACTTCTTCACATACGACCGGGAGTTCATCATGCAGTACTGCCAGGTGTCTGCCCTCCTGGAGCTGGAGTCGCTCCTCTCGCAGCAGAGCCTCAGGGAAGCCTTCTCTGACGCCGAGCTCTCCACGGCGAAGCAGAGGCACCAGCAGGTGCAGGACTACATCCAG CAAATGGAGGAGATATGGCGTGAGATGCGCTGGATTATGGATGCCCTGCAGCACGCCCGGTACAAGCAGCCTTCCTGTGGGGTGTCCCTCAGCGGGTTCCTCAGCACCTCGAGTAGTGCCATGAAGGAGAAGACCCAATCCTCCTCGTCCCACCTCgacttccttccctccccagcaccctcacCAGAGACCAGCCGTAAGCTCAACTCCG ACCTGCACGGGCTGTCGGACGAGGAGGGCTCCTCTGAGGTGTTCCTGGCCACCGACAGTGACTACGACTCCAGCAGGGCGCAGAGCCCAAAGGAGCTCGACCTGGTGTCCTCCTCCTCGGGGACGGAGTGCTGTAGCAGGAGGGCGACCCGCAGCCTGCGGGACAGCGCCCCGGACGTCCTGCAGAGCCACGAGCTCCAGCCGGTGCCGTTGCCCCTGCCGgagccccggccgccccccgaGCTCTACGACAGCGACTTTGTCCTGCCCAGCCGGCAGATCGAGCTGCTGCGCATCACGGAGAAGCGGCAGGCGTACTGCGTCCGAACCAGCAGCTTGGACTTCCCCAAGCCGCTCTGCCCGGTGGCCAGGAAGTCCTGCCCCGGCTCTGTTGACAGCTCCCCGACGGAGAGCAGGACCCCCGGCGGCCACGGCAGCCAGCTCAGGCTGGGGACTGGCTCTGCACCCAGCCCCGAGCGCAGCCGGACGCGCTCGGCTGAGTGGACTCCGAGCTTCCAGGAGCCACTGGAGCAGCCCGGGTGCTTGGCCGACCGTGGGAAGAAGCCGGGCTCTGTCACCTTGCGGGTCTGCCCTCAGTACGAAACCGGACTCTCCAAAGAGACCAGTGTCAAG ctgcacatCACCAGCCAGACGTCGGCCGGGGAGGTGGTGAagctggtggtgctggagaTGAACGACGTCTCCCGCGGCGTGCTGGGTGGCTCGGCCGCCTTCTGCTACGgcgaggagcagctggagcactTCGGACTGGTGTTCGCCTCCGAGGAGAGCGAGCGGTGGCTGCCCGATGACttcctgcccctgtccctgcacaCCGCCCGGCCCGAGGGGCGCTTCTACGTCCGCATCAAGGAGACGTCCCCCCTGGTGCTGCAGTTCGGGCCCGCCACCACCGTATGA
- the LOC121078304 gene encoding ankyrin repeat and fibronectin type-III domain-containing protein 1-like isoform X11 — protein sequence MCHLPPERPLCFGKVLPICIPCQARPCVNSLGSADKKDFYQPKSSSPKMTQQMRDLQLAQARKPPGPSSPNAAKRLYRNLSGKFRVNYTSFDEGSLAGRGEKEKLRKSYLFQSNAALFEAVELQDLDRVQELLKQYSPEELDLNTPNSEGLLPLDIAIMTNNAPIARALLQAGAKESPHFVSLESRSLHLSTLLREAEQRVNELTAQVVNEAPNADCSEKEKQLKAWEWRYRLYKRMKAGFEHARVPDPPSNVHLSVASSSSVQVTFWEPLSVNSAVVTKYKVEWSCSPTFSPLLGEAVVDKLKSLHFTIRGLASGTAYYVQVSAYNMKGWGPPQASVPPFAIPSNWREYDGRAPRRRGQAEALDHLLGQVKTAHQHCVCHEPCKNQPQSRKHSVSKSLKHLFHAGSKFLKTLKRGLYLTAIFYKDDNILVTHEDQIPVVEIDDTYSCLLMQDFLWFTKVSCMWDEILWLRQCVTVSQSSCSCILQTRFKMLLAISQMQGLLGIQDLGQVFFEPIKDKQGNILIVTLKEVKTNQTFESVRWVPICKLQTSRKSVSSPEEPTALDTLLISVQDKLAYHQRSSHALSPGLYLGYLKLCSAVDQIRVLVPEQLPNILCHVKIRSNPNISREEWEWLQKMASMEEPVSAEPEAETSQNHLFQELQAAIKELMTLVNIPLQEAKDFRLYSQEVLDFGGQVSFLLLLPPSDDVCTAPGQNNPYTPQSGFLTLPLQIFELVHFFTYDREFIMQYCQVSALLELESLLSQQSLREAFSDAELSTAKQRHQQVQDYIQQMEEIWREMRWIMDALQHARYKQPSCGVSLSGFLSTSSSAMKEKTQSSSSHLDFLPSPAPSPETSRKLNSDLHGLSDEEGSSEVFLATDSDYDSSRAQSPKELDLVSSSSGTECCSRRATRSLRDSAPDVLQSHELQPVPLPLPEPRPPPELYDSDFVLPSRQIELLRITEKRQAYCVRTSSLDFPKPLCPVARKSCPGSVDSSPTESRTPGGHGSQLRLGTGSAPSPERSRTRSAEWTPSFQEPLEQPGCLADRGKKPGSVTLRVCPQYETGLSKETSVKLHITSQTSAGEVVKLVVLEMNDVSRGVLGGSAAFCYGEEQLEHFGLVFASEESERWLPDDFLPLSLHTARPEGRFYVRIKETSPLVLQFGPATTV from the exons GTCATCCTCTCCCAAAATGACGCAGCAGATGCGGGACCTGCAGCTGGCACAGGCCAGGAAGCCGCCGGGCCCTTCCTCGCCGAACGCGGCCAAAAGGCTCTACCGAAACCTCTCGGGGAAGTTCCGAGTCAACTACACGTCCTTTGATGAGGGCAGCCTGGCAGGACGGGGCGAGAAGGAGAAGCTCCGCAAGTCCTACCTG TTCCAGAGCAATGCTGCGCTCTTCGAGGCCGTGGAGCTGCAGGACCTGGACcgggtgcaggagctgctgaagcagTACAGCCCCGAGGAGCTGGACCTCAACACCCCCAACAGCGAGGGGCTGCTGCCCCTGGACATCGCCATCATGACCAACAACGCTCCCATCGCcagggccctgctgcaggcaggagcaaaGGAGAGCCCGCACT TTGTCAGCCTGGAGAGCCGCTCGCTGCACCTCTCCACGCTGCTGCGGGAAGCGGAGCAGCGCGTCAACGAGCTGACGGCGCAGGTGGTGAACGAGGCACCCAACGCCGACTGCTCcgagaaggagaagcagctcaAGGCCTGGGAGTGGCGATACCGGCTGTACAAGCGCATGAAGGCAGGCTTTGAGCATGCCC GAGTGCCGGACCCCCCCAGCAATGTGCACCTCTCAGTGGCCAGCAGCTCCTCGGTGCAGGTGACCTTCTGGGAGCCCCTGAGTGTCAACTCGGCCGTTGTCACCAAATACAAGG TGGAGTGGAGCTGCTCCCCCACCTTCTCACCGCTGCTGGGGGAGGCCGTGGTGGACAAGCTGAAGAGCCTGCACTTCACCATCCGGGGGCTGGCGTCG GGCACAGCTTACTACGTCCAGGTGTCTGCCTACAACATGAAAGGCTGGGGTCCCCCCCAAGCCTCAGTGCCCCCCTTCGCCATCCCTTCCA ACTGGAGGGAGTACGacggccgggccccgcggcgcAGGGGCCAGGCTGAAGCTCTGGACCACCTGCTGGGCCAGGTGAAGACCGCCCACCAGCACTGCGTGTGCCACG AGCCCTGCAAGAACCAGCCCCAGAGCAGGAAGCACTCGGTCTCCAAGAGCCTCAAACACCTCTTCCACGCTGGCAGCAAGTTCCTCAAGACACTGAAGCG GGGCCTCTACCTGACAGCCATCTTCTACAAGGACGACAACATCCTGGTGACCCACGAAGACCAGATCCCAGTGGTGGAGATCGATGACACCTACTCGTGCCTGCTCATGCAGGATTTCCTTTGGTTCACCAAG gtgtCGTGCATGTGGGACGAGATCCTGTGGCTGCGGCAGTGCGTCACCGTCTCCCAGTCGTCCTGCTCCTGCATCCTGCAGACGCGCTTCAAGATGCTGCTGGCCATCTCGCAAATGCAG gggctgctgggcatCCAGGACCTGGGGCAGGTCTTCTTTGAGCCCATCAAAGACAAGCAGGGCAACATCCTCATCGTCACCCTGAAGGAGGTGAAGACCAACCAGACCTTCGAGAGTGTCCGCTGGGTTCCCATCTGCAAGCTGCAGACAAGCCGCAAGTCCGTGTCGTCCCCGGAGGAGCCCACTGCCCTGGACACGCTGCTCATCTCCGTGCAG GACAAGCTGGCTTACCACCAGCGGAGCAGCCATGCCCTTTCCCCGGGCCTCTACCTGGGCTACCTGAAGCTCTGCAGCGCCGTGGACCAGATCCGGGTGCTGGTGCCGGAGCAGCTCCCCAACATCTTGTGCCACGTGAAGATCCGCTCCAACCCCAACATCTCCAG GgaggagtgggaatggctgcagAAGATGGCCAGCATGGAGGAGCCCGTTTCTGCGGAGCCAGAGGCTGAGACATCCCAAAACCACTTGTTCCAGGAGCTCCAGGCGGCCATCAAGGAGCTGATGACCCTGGTCAACATCCCATTGCAAGAG GCCAAAGATTTCCGTCTATACAGCCAAGAGGTGCTGGACTTTGGGGGCCAGgtctccttcctgctgctgctgcctccctcagatgaTGTCTGCACGGCGCCAGGCCAGAACAACCCCTACACCCCTCAGTCTGGCTTCCTCACGCTGCCGCTGCAGATCTTTGAGCTGG TGCACTTCTTCACATACGACCGGGAGTTCATCATGCAGTACTGCCAGGTGTCTGCCCTCCTGGAGCTGGAGTCGCTCCTCTCGCAGCAGAGCCTCAGGGAAGCCTTCTCTGACGCCGAGCTCTCCACGGCGAAGCAGAGGCACCAGCAGGTGCAGGACTACATCCAG CAAATGGAGGAGATATGGCGTGAGATGCGCTGGATTATGGATGCCCTGCAGCACGCCCGGTACAAGCAGCCTTCCTGTGGGGTGTCCCTCAGCGGGTTCCTCAGCACCTCGAGTAGTGCCATGAAGGAGAAGACCCAATCCTCCTCGTCCCACCTCgacttccttccctccccagcaccctcacCAGAGACCAGCCGTAAGCTCAACTCCG ACCTGCACGGGCTGTCGGACGAGGAGGGCTCCTCTGAGGTGTTCCTGGCCACCGACAGTGACTACGACTCCAGCAGGGCGCAGAGCCCAAAGGAGCTCGACCTGGTGTCCTCCTCCTCGGGGACGGAGTGCTGTAGCAGGAGGGCGACCCGCAGCCTGCGGGACAGCGCCCCGGACGTCCTGCAGAGCCACGAGCTCCAGCCGGTGCCGTTGCCCCTGCCGgagccccggccgccccccgaGCTCTACGACAGCGACTTTGTCCTGCCCAGCCGGCAGATCGAGCTGCTGCGCATCACGGAGAAGCGGCAGGCGTACTGCGTCCGAACCAGCAGCTTGGACTTCCCCAAGCCGCTCTGCCCGGTGGCCAGGAAGTCCTGCCCCGGCTCTGTTGACAGCTCCCCGACGGAGAGCAGGACCCCCGGCGGCCACGGCAGCCAGCTCAGGCTGGGGACTGGCTCTGCACCCAGCCCCGAGCGCAGCCGGACGCGCTCGGCTGAGTGGACTCCGAGCTTCCAGGAGCCACTGGAGCAGCCCGGGTGCTTGGCCGACCGTGGGAAGAAGCCGGGCTCTGTCACCTTGCGGGTCTGCCCTCAGTACGAAACCGGACTCTCCAAAGAGACCAGTGTCAAG ctgcacatCACCAGCCAGACGTCGGCCGGGGAGGTGGTGAagctggtggtgctggagaTGAACGACGTCTCCCGCGGCGTGCTGGGTGGCTCGGCCGCCTTCTGCTACGgcgaggagcagctggagcactTCGGACTGGTGTTCGCCTCCGAGGAGAGCGAGCGGTGGCTGCCCGATGACttcctgcccctgtccctgcacaCCGCCCGGCCCGAGGGGCGCTTCTACGTCCGCATCAAGGAGACGTCCCCCCTGGTGCTGCAGTTCGGGCCCGCCACCACCGTATGA